Proteins encoded together in one Schumannella luteola window:
- the lanKC gene encoding class III lanthionine synthetase LanKC: MDGQLEIYAGVDPFFFREPDLAVDTTPEFELQVPAGWRRETGFEWTHLVNPSAVLPTQGWKIHVSTTPSDARRTLDLVAEFCFREGVPFKHLSTEGRLLARNGKTTPRQHAGKFVTCYPTEAQLESMLIGLESALAGQSGPYILSDRRWASSPVYLRYGVFVPRDAEETPLGLVAYLNGADGSREADERTVAFHVPEWLENPPFIEAWLARSNSDDIELPFEISRAVKFSTAGGTYRGSHADRPVIIKEARAHSGHDFMGRSASDRLANEADALAELSEVEAVPTVRWRGRLWENDFVALDERPGLVLRKWVIGNYPAYASGADDFERYFSGALLVAQNLIKALEQMHGAGWAHQDVHPDNILVAEDLSVALIDFECAARTSSGEREHVIAGSGFRAPGLRTPEQIDWYGARQILAFVTVPLIVQSELVTDYSFQTRRFLSEHLRRSGLRIAAVDSLLALLAELDRRAHVGAPTDRAESTDHWRLSALATSDEPSSWAESVASGLAETRARSDDPASSSHPHGLPHRGLGLSYGAAGLVTVFTARTSRSAHDLSGYTKALIKRITEREGAPARHGLFDGNAGDIWAKFRAQPAEFVLAASDFDRMISAPGRRLYDGRPGTLLALIGMAREGVLDPDQEAASKDAVMSIATEYVDSPGLFAPRGKNRTNKGNRPEHFTSGLLYGHLGVAWLMSRAWTLFGDSRALDACNRALLEELAGYDYDPTSVTLQLREGNRSIPYLASGSAGFGVVLERLERADLDPTIVEAAPALLNATRPLLTVFPGLFEGAAGLAVGRLGLQRFLDVPLDGPEVLARNLALFAIRSESGIVFAGDSGLRITTDVATGGAGILHALDLQERGSAQLLDL; encoded by the coding sequence GTGGACGGACAGCTCGAGATCTACGCCGGCGTCGACCCCTTCTTCTTCCGGGAGCCGGATCTGGCTGTCGACACGACCCCGGAGTTCGAGCTGCAGGTTCCGGCCGGATGGCGCCGCGAGACGGGTTTCGAGTGGACGCACCTGGTGAACCCCAGCGCCGTCCTACCGACCCAGGGCTGGAAGATCCACGTCTCGACGACCCCCTCTGATGCGCGACGAACTCTCGATCTGGTCGCGGAGTTCTGTTTCCGCGAAGGTGTTCCGTTCAAACACCTGTCGACCGAGGGGCGATTGCTCGCTCGCAATGGCAAGACGACGCCGCGTCAGCATGCTGGCAAGTTCGTCACCTGCTATCCGACCGAAGCTCAGCTCGAGTCGATGCTGATTGGACTGGAGTCCGCTCTAGCGGGGCAGAGCGGCCCGTACATCCTCAGCGACCGTCGATGGGCCTCGTCGCCCGTCTACCTCCGCTACGGAGTTTTCGTGCCGCGAGATGCGGAGGAGACGCCTCTTGGTCTCGTCGCCTACCTGAACGGCGCCGACGGGAGTCGGGAAGCCGATGAGCGCACTGTCGCGTTCCATGTTCCGGAATGGCTCGAGAACCCACCGTTCATCGAGGCCTGGCTCGCTCGCAGCAACTCCGACGACATCGAGCTTCCATTCGAGATCAGTCGCGCCGTGAAGTTCTCTACGGCGGGCGGCACCTATCGGGGTAGTCACGCCGACCGCCCCGTGATCATCAAAGAGGCGCGCGCCCACAGCGGGCACGACTTCATGGGACGCTCAGCGAGCGACAGACTCGCCAATGAGGCCGACGCCCTTGCCGAACTCTCCGAAGTAGAAGCGGTCCCGACTGTTCGGTGGCGCGGGCGACTCTGGGAGAACGACTTCGTCGCCCTCGACGAGCGCCCAGGGCTAGTTCTTCGCAAATGGGTGATCGGCAACTATCCGGCTTACGCGTCCGGCGCCGACGACTTCGAACGCTACTTCAGCGGCGCGCTCCTCGTCGCACAGAACCTGATCAAAGCGCTCGAGCAGATGCACGGGGCAGGGTGGGCACATCAGGACGTACACCCTGACAACATCCTTGTCGCCGAGGATCTCTCGGTGGCCCTGATCGACTTCGAGTGCGCAGCTCGAACAAGTTCCGGCGAACGTGAGCATGTGATCGCCGGATCAGGTTTCAGGGCGCCGGGCCTGCGTACGCCCGAGCAGATCGACTGGTACGGCGCACGGCAGATTCTGGCGTTCGTCACCGTTCCGTTGATCGTGCAGTCGGAACTCGTGACCGACTACTCGTTCCAAACGCGGCGTTTCCTCTCGGAGCACCTGCGACGGAGCGGCCTGAGGATCGCTGCCGTCGATTCCCTGCTGGCACTGCTGGCGGAGCTCGACCGCCGCGCGCACGTAGGGGCGCCCACCGATCGGGCGGAATCGACTGATCACTGGCGTCTGAGCGCCCTCGCGACCTCGGACGAACCGAGTTCGTGGGCAGAGTCGGTCGCGAGCGGTCTCGCCGAGACTCGCGCCCGCTCGGATGATCCGGCCTCCAGCTCGCACCCGCATGGCCTTCCCCACCGAGGCCTCGGGCTGAGCTACGGTGCGGCCGGTCTCGTCACCGTGTTCACCGCGCGCACCTCCCGTTCCGCGCATGATCTCTCTGGCTACACGAAGGCGTTGATCAAGCGCATCACGGAGCGAGAAGGGGCGCCTGCGAGACACGGTCTCTTCGACGGTAACGCTGGAGACATCTGGGCGAAGTTCCGCGCTCAGCCGGCCGAGTTCGTGCTCGCGGCGAGCGATTTCGATCGAATGATCTCGGCACCCGGGCGCCGTCTCTACGACGGTCGCCCGGGCACGCTACTCGCTCTCATCGGCATGGCCCGAGAGGGCGTTCTGGATCCGGATCAAGAGGCGGCATCCAAGGATGCTGTGATGTCGATCGCTACGGAGTATGTCGATTCACCCGGCCTATTCGCACCACGGGGAAAGAACCGCACCAACAAGGGCAACCGGCCCGAGCACTTCACGTCGGGCCTTCTGTACGGGCATCTGGGTGTCGCGTGGTTGATGAGCCGCGCATGGACGCTGTTCGGCGACTCCCGAGCGCTCGACGCGTGCAACCGCGCGCTCCTCGAAGAGCTCGCCGGGTACGACTACGACCCGACATCCGTCACGCTGCAGTTGCGAGAAGGAAATCGCTCGATCCCTTACCTCGCGAGCGGAAGCGCCGGGTTCGGCGTTGTTCTCGAGAGGCTCGAGCGCGCGGATCTCGACCCGACGATCGTTGAGGCCGCGCCCGCGTTGCTCAACGCGACACGACCCCTTCTCACTGTCTTCCCGGGATTGTTCGAAGGAGCCGCAGGCCTCGCAGTCGGCCGACTGGGCCTTCAGCGTTTCCTTGACGTTCCGCTCGACGGCCCCGAGGTCCTGGCCAGAAATCTCGCGCTCTTCGCCATCCGTTCGGAGTCAGGAATCGTCTTCGCGGGAGACAGCGGGCTGCGCATCACAACGGATGTCGCTACAGGCGGCGCCGGCATCCTGCACGCGCTCGATCTGCAGGAGCGCGGAAGCGCGCAACTACTTGACCTATGA
- a CDS encoding LLM class flavin-dependent oxidoreductase → MQLSITVPGQINEAGAVRSTVSLVNKSPAARLWIGQSFLLDGMQTLAYVAGTGASCPVGVGVSLAAMRSPYESALQVRTLAALSGQPVSAGFGAAQPGFVRAVSGEEWSAPGQALLDYAAAVKDAFDPSAQPRDSARFTSPALPPLADAPAIEVGVGAVRPWLFSRGLQQADFVATWLAPSHYVATQLEQTSASRARLVCIAPLAVSRIGRSIMVIAREAVGHHIRQPHYAEMLSHSGLLRESEESTVKSLLDSGTVLNGHLASVIDQLRTLETAGVDEVVLDATAVRSLRSHDEALDDYEAVLNAWSNRKGSPE, encoded by the coding sequence ATGCAGCTCTCGATCACAGTGCCCGGTCAGATCAACGAGGCGGGTGCGGTCCGCTCGACGGTGTCGCTCGTCAACAAGTCGCCGGCGGCGCGTCTCTGGATCGGGCAGTCGTTCCTCCTCGACGGAATGCAGACTCTCGCCTACGTCGCGGGGACAGGGGCGAGTTGTCCGGTCGGTGTCGGGGTCTCCTTGGCGGCTATGCGCTCACCGTACGAATCGGCCCTCCAGGTGCGAACGCTCGCTGCGCTGTCCGGCCAGCCGGTGTCGGCAGGATTCGGAGCGGCCCAGCCTGGATTTGTACGAGCCGTCTCTGGTGAGGAGTGGAGCGCGCCGGGTCAGGCCCTCCTCGACTATGCAGCGGCCGTGAAAGACGCGTTCGATCCCTCGGCCCAGCCTCGGGATAGTGCCCGATTCACCTCACCCGCATTGCCGCCGCTCGCGGATGCACCCGCGATCGAGGTGGGGGTCGGAGCCGTCCGCCCGTGGCTTTTCTCGCGCGGGCTACAACAAGCTGACTTCGTCGCCACTTGGTTGGCGCCGTCCCACTACGTCGCCACCCAACTCGAACAAACATCGGCCTCTCGCGCCCGCCTAGTCTGCATCGCCCCATTGGCTGTCAGTCGGATTGGCCGCAGCATCATGGTCATCGCTCGTGAAGCCGTAGGCCATCACATTCGACAACCGCACTACGCCGAGATGCTCAGCCACTCTGGCTTGCTACGGGAGTCGGAGGAATCGACGGTGAAGTCGCTCCTGGATAGTGGCACCGTCCTCAACGGCCATCTCGCCTCGGTGATCGACCAGCTTCGGACGCTCGAGACGGCTGGAGTCGACGAGGTCGTTCTCGACGCCACGGCAGTGAGGTCGCTCCGTTCGCACGACGAAGCGCTGGATGACTATGAGGCAGTGCTCAACGCCTGGAGCAATCGAAAGGGATCCCCTGAATGA
- a CDS encoding NtaA/DmoA family FMN-dependent monooxygenase (This protein belongs to a clade of FMN-dependent monooxygenases, within a broader family of flavin-dependent oxidoreductases, the luciferase-like monooxygenase (LMM) family, some of whose members use coenzyme F420 rather than FMN.), whose product MDAVFRADVPYLNPDRIRHTAGIGIGIGIGIGIEPTTLLSAVAAVTRHIGVVGTVSTSFSEPYNVARTFATLDHLSGGRVGWNVVTSAFGERNFRLDELPSQEERYARAAEFVDVARGLWSGWERDAWRVDRRAGVFADPDRVHRLDHRGRFFQVEGPLDIPRSPQGEPVLVQAGASGPGRAFAAGFAELIFTAAQSADQAREFRSDIRELAVAAGRSADDLVVLPGIKTIVAETEREAAALNRELRDLIDAEAGRADLEKVMGFVDLSGIGLDERIPAERLAFDERALGRRQSGPALFRRLALAHGYTVRQLVEEQVISAGHKIVVGTPESVADLLQEWHASGAADGFVVIPAVANASAFLDGVVPLLQKRGVFRRDYEADTLRAHLGLPGRG is encoded by the coding sequence ATCGACGCGGTCTTCCGCGCCGACGTGCCCTACCTCAACCCCGACCGCATCCGCCACACCGCCGGCATCGGCATCGGCATCGGCATCGGCATCGGCATCGAGCCGACCACCCTGCTCTCTGCCGTCGCGGCCGTCACCCGACACATCGGCGTGGTCGGCACTGTCTCGACGAGCTTCTCTGAGCCATACAACGTGGCCCGCACCTTCGCCACACTCGACCACCTCAGCGGCGGGCGCGTCGGATGGAACGTCGTCACCTCCGCGTTCGGCGAGCGCAACTTCCGGCTCGATGAGCTGCCCTCCCAGGAAGAGCGCTACGCGCGTGCGGCCGAGTTCGTCGACGTCGCGCGCGGACTCTGGTCGGGTTGGGAGCGCGACGCCTGGCGCGTCGACCGTCGGGCGGGCGTGTTCGCAGACCCCGACAGGGTGCATCGTCTCGATCACCGCGGACGGTTCTTCCAGGTCGAGGGTCCCCTCGACATCCCGCGAAGCCCGCAGGGCGAGCCCGTGCTCGTCCAGGCCGGCGCGTCCGGGCCCGGACGAGCCTTCGCCGCCGGCTTCGCCGAGTTGATCTTCACGGCGGCGCAGTCAGCAGACCAGGCTCGTGAGTTCCGCTCCGACATCCGCGAACTGGCCGTCGCCGCCGGCCGCTCCGCCGACGACCTCGTCGTGCTGCCGGGCATCAAGACGATCGTCGCCGAGACCGAACGCGAAGCAGCGGCACTGAACCGCGAACTGCGAGATCTCATCGACGCGGAGGCCGGGCGCGCCGATCTTGAGAAGGTCATGGGCTTCGTCGACCTGTCGGGCATCGGACTCGACGAGCGCATCCCGGCCGAGCGGCTCGCCTTCGACGAGAGGGCCCTGGGTCGACGTCAGAGCGGTCCGGCGCTCTTCCGACGCCTCGCGCTCGCGCACGGCTACACGGTGCGTCAGCTCGTCGAGGAGCAGGTCATCTCCGCAGGCCACAAGATCGTCGTCGGCACCCCGGAATCGGTAGCCGACCTGCTTCAGGAATGGCACGCGAGCGGCGCCGCCGATGGCTTCGTGGTGATCCCTGCCGTCGCCAACGCCAGCGCGTTCCTCGACGGGGTCGTCCCCCTACTGCAGAAACGGGGCGTCTTCCGCCGCGATTACGAGGCAGACACTCTGCGCGCACACCTCGGCTTGCCGGGTCGAGGCTGA
- a CDS encoding enolase C-terminal domain-like protein → MLQPDVHRVGGITELRRIAQMASGAGIDVIPHVYSQATLHVVLSQPNCGWIEHLTNPSYWGLQRVSPLFLGESPVEDGVPALPTAPGIGLTINTDAVPELADWN, encoded by the coding sequence GTGCTGCAGCCCGACGTGCACCGCGTCGGCGGCATCACCGAGCTGCGCCGGATCGCGCAGATGGCCTCGGGTGCCGGCATCGACGTCATCCCGCACGTCTACTCACAGGCGACTCTGCACGTCGTGCTCTCGCAGCCCAACTGCGGCTGGATCGAGCACCTCACCAACCCCAGCTACTGGGGCCTCCAGCGAGTGTCGCCGCTGTTCCTCGGGGAGTCGCCCGTCGAAGACGGCGTGCCGGCGCTGCCGACGGCGCCCGGTATCGGCCTCACCATCAACACGGATGCGGTGCCCGAGCTGGCCGACTGGAACTGA
- a CDS encoding ABC transporter ATP-binding protein, producing the protein MAAEESADESKVAVGGRSGLRDLWPFVASHRLALGFGALLSLASAGLSVAQPLMVQRLVDAVSRSQPLVWLVVALVAVTLGEAIATAVRSWVLQRTGERVVFGIRKALIDKVFSMPIAVHDRRSAGDTASRLTGDTAVIRSMVTAGLFELASSAVMFIGAVVLMILMDPLLFGIILIAIAVGATGVLVAGRRLRQLSFGAQTSLGSLTADVVRGISGIRTIRASNAGDREAGRVIAQASGVLDAGLRIARLASLIRPLMSLCIQGAFVIVLAVGGARVADGSMTLGNLVAFILYLFLLIQPISQASGVFTEYQAAMASLDRVKGVLAIPSEASGGEKPTASWEIETGTNVPLLEFDDVVFSYGEVPVLDRVSFAVRRGSRSAIVGPSGAGKSTVLALLERFYEPDSGEIRIDGEALRGLDRDAIRARIGFVEQDSPALAGTLADNLRLGANHATDDQLLDTLERVGLSSLVPQGARDLDRDVGDSGVMLSGGQRQRIAWARMLLKDPEILLLDEPTSSVDARTEAALQRLLDEESRHRTVVVVAHRLATISKSDQIIVVDGGRVVAVGDHATLLDSSEIYADYAAKQALAV; encoded by the coding sequence ATGGCGGCGGAAGAGTCGGCTGACGAGTCGAAAGTCGCCGTCGGGGGCCGCTCTGGGTTGCGCGATCTGTGGCCCTTCGTGGCCTCCCATCGGCTTGCGCTCGGCTTCGGCGCGCTGCTCTCGCTTGCCTCCGCCGGGCTCTCCGTGGCGCAGCCGCTCATGGTTCAGCGGCTTGTCGATGCGGTGTCTCGGTCGCAGCCGCTGGTCTGGCTGGTCGTCGCGCTCGTCGCCGTGACGCTCGGAGAGGCGATCGCAACCGCGGTTAGATCGTGGGTGCTTCAGCGCACGGGTGAGCGAGTCGTGTTCGGCATACGAAAAGCTCTCATCGACAAGGTTTTCTCGATGCCGATCGCCGTTCACGATCGGCGGAGCGCGGGTGATACCGCGTCGCGGTTGACTGGCGATACGGCGGTGATCCGTTCGATGGTGACGGCCGGCTTGTTCGAGCTCGCGTCCTCCGCAGTGATGTTCATCGGAGCTGTTGTCCTGATGATCCTGATGGATCCGTTGCTCTTCGGGATCATTCTCATTGCCATCGCAGTCGGTGCCACTGGCGTGCTCGTTGCAGGACGCCGACTCCGCCAGCTCAGCTTCGGGGCGCAGACCTCGCTCGGCTCGCTGACTGCGGATGTCGTGCGGGGTATTTCTGGGATCCGTACGATCCGGGCATCGAACGCCGGTGATCGTGAAGCGGGTCGAGTGATCGCTCAGGCCAGCGGGGTTCTCGACGCGGGACTTCGCATCGCCCGTCTAGCGTCGCTGATACGTCCACTGATGTCCCTGTGCATCCAGGGCGCCTTCGTCATCGTCTTGGCAGTTGGGGGCGCCCGGGTCGCCGACGGCTCGATGACCCTCGGCAACCTCGTGGCGTTCATCCTCTATCTCTTCCTGTTGATCCAGCCCATCTCGCAGGCATCGGGCGTCTTCACCGAGTACCAGGCGGCAATGGCGTCCCTCGACCGCGTGAAAGGCGTGCTGGCAATCCCCAGCGAAGCGTCGGGTGGCGAGAAGCCGACCGCGTCCTGGGAAATCGAGACCGGCACGAACGTGCCGCTGCTGGAGTTCGACGATGTCGTGTTCTCATATGGCGAGGTACCCGTCCTGGATCGAGTGTCATTCGCGGTCCGTCGCGGAAGCAGAAGTGCGATCGTTGGCCCATCCGGGGCCGGCAAATCGACCGTGCTCGCACTGCTGGAGCGCTTCTACGAACCTGACAGCGGGGAAATACGAATCGACGGCGAAGCGCTCCGCGGCCTCGACCGCGACGCTATCCGCGCCCGAATCGGCTTCGTTGAACAGGATTCGCCCGCGCTGGCTGGCACACTCGCGGACAATCTCCGGCTCGGCGCGAATCACGCGACCGACGACCAGTTGCTCGACACGCTCGAGCGGGTTGGTCTGTCATCTCTCGTTCCGCAGGGTGCGCGTGACCTCGATCGGGATGTCGGCGATTCCGGAGTGATGCTGTCCGGAGGGCAAAGGCAGAGAATCGCTTGGGCTCGAATGCTCCTCAAGGACCCCGAGATACTCCTGCTCGACGAGCCCACCTCGAGCGTCGATGCCCGGACAGAGGCGGCACTGCAGCGTCTTCTCGACGAAGAGTCGCGGCACCGCACGGTGGTGGTCGTCGCTCATCGCCTCGCGACCATCAGCAAGTCCGATCAGATCATCGTCGTCGATGGTGGCCGGGTTGTCGCGGTCGGCGATCACGCGACATTGCTCGATTCCAGTGAAATCTATGCTGACTACGCCGCTAAACAGGCCTTGGCGGTGTGA
- a CDS encoding ABC transporter ATP-binding protein has translation MTVIEASALTKNFPRPGGGISTVLSGIDLAIAESERVAIVGASGSGKSTLLNCLSGLEPVTSGVVRLLGNDLTSIRSSAMARLYREQVGFVFQQYNLVAALSAFENVALPLRLGRKKVDSAFVQESLRRLGLADRIRSRPAQLSGGEQQRVAIARAMVTDPRIIFADEPTGALDTQNGELVMSALEAVKQRGTALVYVTHDPVLAARADRVVLVRDGRVVSETTGTTAEQIVESLRNAETRS, from the coding sequence ATGACTGTGATCGAGGCTTCGGCCCTGACGAAAAACTTCCCCCGCCCCGGCGGAGGGATCTCGACAGTTCTCTCCGGCATCGACCTCGCTATCGCAGAGTCTGAGCGTGTCGCGATCGTAGGCGCATCCGGGTCGGGGAAGTCGACCTTGCTGAACTGCCTGAGCGGTCTGGAACCGGTGACCAGCGGTGTCGTCCGCCTTCTCGGCAACGACCTGACTTCGATCAGAAGCAGCGCGATGGCTCGTCTGTATCGAGAGCAGGTCGGCTTCGTGTTCCAGCAGTACAACCTCGTCGCGGCGCTGAGCGCCTTCGAGAATGTCGCTCTCCCGTTGCGGCTCGGCCGGAAGAAGGTGGATTCTGCGTTCGTGCAGGAATCGCTTCGTCGGCTCGGGCTTGCCGATCGCATCCGATCGCGCCCTGCTCAGCTGTCGGGTGGAGAGCAGCAGCGCGTCGCGATCGCGCGCGCCATGGTCACCGATCCGCGCATCATCTTCGCGGATGAGCCGACCGGAGCTCTCGACACGCAGAACGGCGAGCTCGTGATGAGCGCCCTGGAGGCAGTCAAGCAGCGAGGCACTGCGCTGGTGTATGTGACCCACGATCCGGTGTTGGCGGCGCGCGCTGATCGAGTCGTCCTCGTGCGCGACGGGCGTGTCGTGAGCGAGACGACCGGCACGACCGCGGAGCAGATCGTCGAGTCGCTGCGGAACGCGGAGACGAGGTCGTGA